The Streptomyces sp. DH-12 genome has a window encoding:
- a CDS encoding class I SAM-dependent methyltransferase, with protein sequence MGVSMGTARAWVERWERQQERYAVDREERFTVIADVVEHVTAGRARPLLLDLGCGPGSLAARLAARFPHAEIVAADMDPLLLELGRTHHADAARYVDTVIGEEGWTEALALERPLDAAVSTTALHYLPEPALLRTYRSLASLLRPGGVLVNGDHFPPDAAPCADLTAHVGRRRAERTGGRTPEDWRSWWDAAARDPELADLLDERGRRRAVHAGNGGDERVTVSRHAELLRRAGFAHAAPVWQFGDSTVLVAVMDDTRGLPAPVRT encoded by the coding sequence ATGGGCGTGAGCATGGGGACGGCCAGGGCGTGGGTGGAGCGCTGGGAACGGCAGCAGGAGCGGTACGCGGTGGACCGCGAGGAGCGGTTCACCGTGATCGCGGACGTCGTCGAGCACGTCACCGCCGGCCGTGCCCGCCCCCTCCTGCTCGACCTGGGGTGCGGGCCCGGCTCCCTGGCCGCCAGGCTCGCCGCCCGTTTCCCGCACGCGGAGATCGTCGCCGCCGACATGGACCCCCTGCTGCTGGAGCTGGGACGCACCCACCACGCCGACGCCGCCCGCTACGTCGACACCGTCATCGGCGAGGAGGGCTGGACCGAGGCCCTGGCACTGGAACGCCCCCTGGACGCCGCCGTCTCGACGACCGCGCTGCACTACCTGCCCGAGCCGGCGCTGCTGCGCACCTACCGCTCCCTCGCGTCCCTGCTCCGCCCCGGCGGCGTCCTCGTCAACGGAGACCACTTCCCGCCGGACGCGGCGCCGTGCGCGGACCTCACCGCCCACGTGGGCCGGCGCAGGGCGGAGCGCACGGGCGGCCGCACCCCGGAGGACTGGCGGTCCTGGTGGGACGCCGCGGCCCGCGACCCCGAACTGGCCGACCTGCTCGACGAACGCGGACGGCGCCGGGCCGTCCATGCCGGGAACGGCGGCGACGAGCGGGTCACGGTGAGCCGCCACGCCGAACTGCTGCGCCGGGCCGGCTTCGCCCACGCCGCGCCGGTCTGGCAGTTCGGCGACAGCACCGTCCTGGTGGCGGTCATGGACGACACGCGCGGACTCCCCGCTCCCGTCAGGACCTGA
- a CDS encoding ABC transporter ATP-binding protein, translated as MIVHPELRRAATRARRPLLAATLLQGAVTLTHLAQAALLALALAGLARGDTGRLPWLLAAVLAVVAARAGLALWQRRTATRAGARVRVALRDELLAHLGRLGPAYLTTARAGAVRTTLVEGVEGVDAYVSRYLPQFLVTLAVPPLVLAVLAVVEPRALLGLVPALLLALLGPRAWDRLLAARGKEHWDTYEGLGADYLEALQGMPALRAAGAVGRTRARLEERSAALHRATVAKLRVSLVDTGITDLAVQGGTAAAALLACWSAVTGSTTAAGTYLVLLLASECFRPVRDLAREWHAGYLGASAADGLAALRTAAPTVPDTATTPAHWPTPPELRFHDVRFTYDGAPAPALDGVSFTARAGRTTAIVGPSGAGKSTLLALLLRHHDPQEGRITLDGRPTTEYALDSLRQGIAVVSQETYLFHATIADNLRLARPDATDDELTRAARTAGIHDEIAALPDGYATVLGERGATLSGGQRQRLALARALLSDAPVLVLDEATSSVDERREADIVRELLKAVGGRTVLVVAHRLAAVRSADRIVVLDTGRVDAVGDHTGLVEAGGVYTRLVEAGRAHRGELAA; from the coding sequence GTGATCGTCCACCCCGAGCTGCGCCGCGCCGCAACGCGCGCACGGCGTCCCCTGCTCGCGGCCACCCTCCTGCAGGGAGCCGTCACCCTCACGCACCTGGCACAGGCCGCGCTGCTGGCCCTCGCGCTCGCCGGCCTGGCCCGCGGGGACACCGGCCGACTCCCGTGGCTGCTGGCCGCGGTGCTCGCCGTCGTCGCCGCCCGCGCCGGGCTCGCCCTGTGGCAGCGGCGCACCGCCACCCGCGCCGGGGCCCGGGTCAGGGTGGCACTGCGCGACGAACTCCTGGCCCACCTGGGCCGGCTGGGACCCGCGTACCTGACCACAGCACGGGCGGGAGCCGTCCGCACCACCCTGGTCGAGGGGGTGGAGGGCGTCGACGCCTACGTCTCCCGCTACCTGCCCCAGTTCCTGGTCACCCTCGCGGTACCACCCCTGGTCCTCGCCGTCCTCGCCGTGGTCGAACCCCGGGCCCTCCTCGGACTCGTCCCCGCCCTGCTCCTGGCCCTGCTGGGGCCGCGCGCCTGGGACCGGCTCCTCGCCGCCCGCGGAAAGGAGCACTGGGACACCTACGAAGGGCTGGGCGCCGACTACCTGGAGGCCCTGCAGGGCATGCCCGCCCTGCGCGCCGCGGGCGCGGTCGGCCGCACCCGGGCACGCCTGGAGGAGCGGTCCGCGGCCCTGCACCGGGCGACCGTCGCCAAGTTGCGGGTGTCCCTGGTCGACACCGGCATCACCGACCTCGCCGTCCAGGGCGGCACCGCCGCCGCAGCGCTCCTGGCGTGCTGGTCGGCCGTCACCGGATCCACCACTGCGGCCGGCACCTATCTGGTGCTGCTGCTGGCCTCCGAGTGCTTCCGCCCCGTCCGCGACCTCGCCCGGGAATGGCACGCCGGCTACCTGGGGGCGTCGGCCGCCGACGGGCTGGCGGCCCTGCGCACGGCCGCGCCGACGGTCCCCGACACCGCAACGACGCCCGCGCACTGGCCCACACCGCCCGAACTCCGCTTCCACGACGTCCGGTTCACCTACGACGGTGCTCCCGCACCCGCCCTGGACGGTGTCTCCTTCACAGCGCGGGCGGGACGGACCACCGCGATCGTCGGGCCGTCCGGCGCGGGCAAGTCGACCCTGCTGGCCCTGCTCCTGCGCCACCACGACCCGCAGGAAGGGCGGATCACCCTCGACGGGCGCCCCACGACCGAGTACGCGCTCGACTCGCTGCGGCAGGGCATCGCGGTGGTCTCGCAGGAGACGTACCTGTTCCACGCCACCATCGCCGACAACCTGCGCCTGGCCCGTCCGGATGCCACGGACGACGAGCTCACCCGGGCGGCGCGCACCGCCGGGATCCACGACGAGATCGCCGCCCTCCCGGACGGCTACGCCACGGTCCTCGGCGAACGGGGCGCCACGCTCTCCGGCGGGCAGCGACAGCGGCTCGCCCTCGCACGGGCCCTGCTGTCGGACGCCCCGGTCCTCGTCCTCGACGAGGCCACCAGCTCGGTCGACGAGCGCCGCGAGGCGGACATCGTCCGGGAGCTGCTGAAGGCGGTCGGCGGGCGGACCGTCCTGGTGGTCGCCCACCGGCTCGCGGCCGTCCGGTCCGCCGACCGGATCGTCGTCCTCGACACGGGACGGGTGGACGCCGTCGGCGACCACACCGGCCTGGTCGAGGCCGGCGGCGTCTACACCCGGCTCGTCGAGGCCGGCCGCGCCCATCGGGGGGAACTCGCCGCATGA
- a CDS encoding pyridoxal-phosphate dependent enzyme: protein MRYDSITEAIGNTPLVRIDPAVHGLRNIDLYAKLEMLNPFGSVKDRPAWHMARPHLEAATGRDGTVVELSSGNTAKALALLAGMHGARFKSVTNRMRVPEIKDLLLLIGAEIEELPGRSECLDPTDTDDPLTHFHRALSDPGSTYLHTDQYFNPRNVEAHAEGTGPEIVKDLDGRVPDWFVACVGTAGSSTGVARVLREHDPRVRVLGLVAHKSDFIPGIRTIDEVHQVGLFDPATYDTIESVTSDEAIDGMLTLIRRCGLLSGPTGGAAYQGAVRHLRYADAELDGTGQRRTAVFIVCDRAESYLSYVRQRRPELLGRTARGRSATAVTDAEARAEARVIDVADARRWSAEGDPRPLVVDLRSPHAYAALHIEGSVNIVDEVFEDLLRGGLPFSKRTPVLLACPVGEKSLRFAAALTRMGHPDVRSLAGGIVAWRDAGAPLVRE from the coding sequence ATGAGGTACGACAGCATCACGGAAGCCATCGGCAACACACCGCTGGTGCGCATCGACCCCGCCGTGCACGGTCTGCGCAACATCGATCTCTACGCCAAGCTGGAGATGCTCAATCCGTTCGGGTCCGTCAAGGACCGGCCCGCCTGGCACATGGCCCGTCCCCACCTGGAGGCTGCCACCGGCCGCGACGGGACGGTCGTGGAGCTCTCCAGCGGCAACACCGCCAAGGCACTGGCCCTGCTGGCCGGCATGCACGGAGCGAGGTTCAAGAGCGTCACCAACCGCATGCGCGTGCCCGAGATCAAGGATCTCCTGCTGCTCATCGGCGCCGAGATCGAGGAACTTCCCGGGCGCAGCGAGTGCCTCGACCCGACCGACACGGACGACCCGCTGACGCACTTCCACCGGGCGCTGTCCGACCCGGGGAGCACGTACCTGCACACCGACCAGTACTTCAACCCGCGCAACGTCGAGGCGCACGCGGAGGGTACCGGTCCCGAGATAGTGAAGGACCTGGACGGCCGGGTGCCGGACTGGTTCGTCGCCTGCGTGGGCACGGCCGGTTCGTCGACCGGTGTCGCCAGGGTCCTGCGTGAGCACGACCCGCGCGTACGGGTGCTCGGCCTGGTCGCCCACAAGTCGGACTTCATACCGGGCATCCGCACCATCGACGAGGTCCACCAGGTGGGCCTGTTCGACCCGGCGACGTACGACACCATCGAGTCGGTCACCTCCGACGAGGCCATCGACGGGATGCTCACCCTGATCCGCCGCTGCGGACTGCTGAGCGGACCGACCGGCGGCGCCGCCTACCAGGGGGCGGTGCGGCACCTGCGGTACGCGGACGCCGAGCTGGACGGGACGGGGCAGCGCCGGACGGCGGTGTTCATCGTGTGCGACCGGGCCGAGAGCTACCTCAGCTATGTGCGTCAGCGACGCCCCGAACTCCTGGGCCGGACGGCCCGCGGGCGCTCCGCGACGGCCGTCACCGACGCCGAGGCCCGTGCGGAGGCCCGCGTCATCGACGTGGCCGACGCCCGTCGCTGGTCCGCCGAGGGCGACCCCCGGCCACTCGTCGTCGACCTGCGCAGTCCGCACGCCTATGCCGCCCTGCACATCGAGGGCTCGGTCAACATCGTCGATGAGGTGTTCGAGGACCTGCTGCGCGGCGGGCTCCCCTTCAGCAAGCGCACTCCCGTGCTGCTGGCCTGTCCCGTGGGCGAGAAGTCACTGCGCTTCGCCGCCGCGCTGACCCGGATGGGCCATCCGGACGTCCGCAGCCTGGCCGGCGGGATCGTCGCCTGGCGGGACGCGGGCGCACCGCTGGTGCGCGAGTGA
- a CDS encoding Y4yA family PLP-dependent enzyme, with the protein MDAPLYLRPRVEPPLAALLTDGPFLHSLVDALGSPLNVLLPEAVAANAARFRAVYRRHRLTGRVYFAHKANRSSALLRRLAAEDPAAVGVDVASTEELRHALGCGFTGDRIMATGPKDAAFLWLAARVGATVNLDSPGELERLSALVRAHGLGRVTVLVRLSGFEHATGHGGAGTRLLSRRSRFGTPVRDTEELLSALERSTDTVEFAGAAYHLDTTGVEEKARALEQCVLFMDECRARGLAPRALDIGGGFGVGYVAEAEDWERWTTALTEAVLGVRPPLTWRGHGYGLRNEGGTVRGAAALYPAYRPTAGPGYLDEVLSLPAPVLGRPPATLLLEHLHDLYIEPGRSLVDQCGLSLARVLDVRPADTDAGQYLVHLAMNAGDMSLEEHGVLVDPVLLPRGEAASGDGEPVGVYLTGNLCLEGDLITRRLVFLPRLPRAGDLLAFANTAGYAMDFHAHHAQRQPVARTVAVERRGDSWHWCPDEDYWPITPLGGTPG; encoded by the coding sequence GTGGACGCGCCCTTGTACTTGAGGCCCAGGGTGGAGCCGCCGCTCGCCGCACTGCTGACGGACGGGCCCTTCCTGCACTCGCTCGTCGACGCGCTGGGGTCGCCGCTCAACGTGCTGCTCCCCGAGGCCGTGGCCGCGAACGCCGCCCGCTTCCGTGCCGTCTACCGCCGCCACCGTCTCACCGGGCGGGTGTACTTCGCGCACAAGGCGAACCGGTCCAGCGCCCTGCTGCGGCGACTGGCGGCGGAGGACCCGGCCGCCGTCGGCGTCGACGTCGCCTCCACGGAGGAGCTGAGGCACGCGCTGGGCTGTGGGTTCACCGGCGACCGCATCATGGCCACCGGCCCCAAGGACGCCGCGTTCCTCTGGCTGGCCGCGCGCGTCGGAGCCACGGTCAACCTGGACTCGCCCGGGGAACTGGAACGTCTCTCCGCACTGGTGCGCGCGCACGGGCTCGGCCGCGTCACCGTGCTGGTACGCCTGTCGGGGTTCGAGCACGCCACCGGCCACGGGGGAGCGGGCACCCGGCTGCTCTCCCGGCGCAGCCGCTTCGGCACTCCGGTCCGGGACACGGAAGAGCTGCTGTCGGCGCTCGAACGCAGCACCGACACCGTGGAGTTCGCCGGCGCCGCCTACCACCTCGACACCACGGGCGTGGAGGAGAAGGCACGGGCGCTGGAGCAGTGCGTGCTGTTCATGGACGAATGCCGGGCGCGGGGACTCGCGCCGCGCGCCCTCGACATCGGGGGCGGATTCGGTGTCGGCTACGTCGCCGAGGCGGAGGACTGGGAGCGGTGGACCACCGCGCTGACCGAGGCGGTGCTCGGCGTCCGCCCGCCGTTGACCTGGCGCGGTCACGGATACGGGCTGCGCAACGAGGGCGGCACGGTGCGCGGTGCCGCCGCGCTGTACCCCGCGTACCGCCCCACCGCCGGCCCCGGTTACCTCGACGAGGTCCTCTCCCTGCCCGCGCCGGTGCTGGGCCGCCCGCCCGCCACCCTCCTGCTGGAGCACCTCCACGACCTGTACATCGAACCCGGCCGTTCCCTGGTCGACCAGTGCGGACTGTCGCTCGCCCGCGTGCTGGACGTGCGGCCCGCGGACACGGACGCCGGGCAGTACCTGGTGCACCTCGCGATGAACGCGGGTGACATGAGCCTGGAGGAGCACGGGGTCCTGGTGGACCCCGTCCTGCTTCCGCGCGGCGAAGCGGCGTCGGGCGACGGGGAGCCGGTCGGCGTCTACCTCACCGGCAATCTGTGCCTGGAGGGCGATCTCATCACCCGCCGCCTGGTCTTCCTGCCCCGGTTGCCGCGGGCGGGGGATCTGCTGGCCTTCGCCAACACCGCCGGATACGCCATGGACTTCCACGCCCATCACGCGCAGCGGCAGCCCGTCGCGCGGACGGTGGCGGTGGAGCGGCGGGGCGACTCCTGGCACTGGTGCCCGGACGAGGACTACTGGCCGATCACACCTTTGGGGGGAACACCCGGATGA
- a CDS encoding YcaO-like family protein, protein MTALPLEALVDPVCGIVRKVKPVEHPAGAPPRYTALTAEMSDARRLGLWPADRVSLGTTFGDPEQARVAAIAEGMERYCGNRVPPPGHPDAPLRATAAELADKGLRLYGPADLPAYAPWQYARAQFPYRPLTADTPALWTRGTERLSDGTAAEVWAPVSLTHLNWRQGGLRELPRTHHLNYAGIAAGQGLDDAIERGLLEIVERDALELWWHLDGPARGIDPASVPGLTDDLAGSALEVHLVEMHSEFAPCMAALVHDPRLGLYAAGFACKYDPAEAARKAVLEAVHTWVFTQGLTGPDGWVFQAVEAGLLARGLYLDHRADGRYLDVCGEQFEHVRDLGAHVQVWLDERMAAEARRFTEPALGTVSVDAVEPGSRERLESTLRGGGHRVMTFDLTTEDVAETALRVARVLVSGLLPNAPAAFGYFGCPRLAEAAVARGWRTTAPSAPEDFTLAPPPHM, encoded by the coding sequence ATGACGGCTCTGCCGTTGGAAGCGCTCGTCGACCCCGTCTGCGGCATCGTCCGCAAGGTCAAGCCCGTCGAGCACCCCGCGGGCGCCCCGCCCCGCTACACCGCGCTCACGGCCGAGATGTCCGACGCCCGCAGACTCGGGCTGTGGCCCGCCGACCGGGTGTCCCTCGGCACCACCTTCGGCGATCCGGAGCAGGCCCGCGTCGCCGCGATAGCCGAGGGGATGGAGCGCTACTGCGGCAACCGTGTGCCGCCGCCCGGCCACCCGGACGCACCCCTGCGCGCCACCGCCGCCGAACTGGCGGACAAGGGCCTGCGCCTGTACGGCCCGGCCGATCTGCCCGCCTACGCACCCTGGCAGTACGCCCGCGCGCAGTTCCCCTACCGCCCGCTCACCGCCGACACCCCCGCGCTGTGGACACGAGGAACCGAACGACTGTCCGACGGGACCGCCGCCGAGGTCTGGGCACCCGTCTCGCTCACCCACCTCAACTGGCGCCAGGGCGGCCTGCGCGAGCTGCCCCGCACCCACCACCTCAACTACGCCGGGATCGCCGCCGGACAGGGCCTCGACGACGCGATCGAGCGCGGCCTGCTGGAAATCGTCGAACGCGACGCCCTGGAACTGTGGTGGCACCTGGACGGCCCGGCCCGGGGCATCGACCCGGCGAGCGTACCCGGCCTCACCGACGACCTCGCCGGTTCCGCGCTCGAGGTCCACCTCGTCGAGATGCACTCGGAGTTCGCCCCCTGCATGGCCGCGCTCGTCCACGACCCGCGCCTCGGCCTGTACGCCGCCGGGTTCGCCTGCAAGTACGACCCGGCCGAAGCCGCCCGCAAGGCTGTCCTCGAAGCCGTCCACACCTGGGTCTTCACCCAGGGGCTGACCGGCCCCGACGGCTGGGTGTTCCAGGCCGTCGAGGCCGGGCTGCTCGCCCGCGGGCTCTACCTGGACCACCGGGCCGACGGCCGCTACCTCGACGTGTGCGGCGAGCAGTTCGAGCACGTGCGGGACCTGGGAGCGCACGTGCAGGTGTGGCTGGACGAACGGATGGCGGCCGAGGCCCGGAGGTTCACCGAGCCTGCGCTCGGGACGGTATCCGTCGACGCGGTCGAGCCCGGAAGCCGGGAGCGGCTGGAGAGCACGCTGCGCGGCGGCGGCCACCGCGTCATGACCTTCGACCTCACCACCGAGGACGTGGCGGAGACCGCGCTGCGCGTCGCCCGGGTCCTCGTCTCCGGACTGCTGCCCAACGCGCCCGCCGCCTTCGGCTACTTCGGCTGCCCGCGCCTCGCCGAGGCCGCGGTCGCGCGCGGATGGCGCACCACCGCGCCGAGCGCGCCGGAGGACTTCACGCTGGCGCCTCCGCCGCACATGTGA
- a CDS encoding SagB/ThcOx family dehydrogenase — translation MEHPREDRPVDLAAALARARSPERPGPGTPAGTAVRPWPGPPRPIPEAGPADLDLRTLLRLSLAASDTSGRLRPTPSAGALHPVDTELVVGAGCSLPPGRYGYDPLRHRVHHVGPPVDGTPPGVTAALSVTAQRTVSHYGHRAWPLLLLDTGHAAAALLLAARVLGAGECDVRMDGRTEDPLAVVRVPPPDGRSPKRPAETEDPPTPADLLARRSTPPPLPGPPPHDALRAVLATAERAGDGGLLRWCAAVGPPRPGLMELAPGGTALRRHASGEARPTLAAWAAGQAWLADAGAVLLAHGCPTDADTAHIRRAHLRAGFAVHLAHVAALRHGLAARPVGSWQQADLGAALGAAPGRDWVVHALALGTRHADEENST, via the coding sequence GTGGAACACCCCCGCGAGGACCGCCCGGTGGACCTCGCCGCCGCCCTCGCCCGCGCCCGCTCCCCGGAGCGCCCCGGCCCCGGCACGCCCGCCGGCACCGCCGTCCGCCCCTGGCCGGGGCCACCGCGCCCGATCCCGGAGGCCGGCCCCGCGGACCTCGACCTGCGGACCCTGCTGCGTCTGTCCCTGGCGGCCTCGGACACCTCCGGACGCCTCAGGCCCACCCCCTCCGCCGGTGCGCTGCACCCGGTGGACACCGAACTGGTCGTGGGCGCCGGCTGCTCCCTGCCGCCCGGCCGCTACGGCTACGACCCGCTGCGCCACCGCGTCCACCACGTCGGCCCGCCCGTCGACGGCACGCCGCCGGGCGTGACCGCCGCGCTCTCCGTCACCGCACAGCGCACGGTGTCCCACTACGGCCACCGGGCCTGGCCCCTCCTGCTGCTGGACACCGGGCACGCCGCCGCGGCGCTGCTCCTGGCGGCCCGCGTCCTGGGCGCGGGCGAATGCGACGTACGGATGGACGGACGCACCGAGGACCCCCTGGCCGTCGTACGCGTCCCACCGCCCGACGGGCGGAGTCCGAAGCGCCCTGCGGAGACTGAGGACCCGCCCACGCCGGCCGACCTGCTGGCACGCCGCAGTACCCCACCACCGTTGCCGGGCCCCCCACCCCACGATGCGCTGCGGGCAGTCCTGGCCACCGCCGAACGAGCCGGGGACGGTGGCCTGTTGCGCTGGTGCGCCGCGGTCGGCCCGCCTCGGCCCGGCCTCATGGAACTGGCTCCCGGGGGCACGGCCCTGCGGCGCCACGCGTCCGGCGAGGCCCGTCCGACGCTCGCGGCCTGGGCGGCGGGCCAGGCGTGGCTCGCGGACGCCGGCGCCGTACTGCTCGCCCACGGCTGCCCCACCGACGCCGACACCGCGCACATCCGCCGCGCCCACCTGCGAGCCGGCTTCGCCGTCCACCTGGCCCATGTCGCAGCCCTGCGCCACGGGCTGGCGGCCCGGCCCGTCGGCTCCTGGCAGCAGGCGGATCTCGGCGCCGCCCTCGGCGCCGCGCCGGGCCGTGACTGGGTCGTGCACGCCCTGGCCCTCGGCACCCGCCACGCCGACGAGGAGAACTCCACGTGA
- a CDS encoding ABC transporter ATP-binding protein, with protein MSTVTGPTAAGADAPARGALRALLPALAAHRAMTARTCAAALLEQGSLVALVTLAAHTVGTAVIEGRAPTAGTVTALVALVLVRALMTWREMDLSHDLAYRVLAVLRVRVFDGLARSAPARVAGRRSGDLAATAMADVEALEFFYAHTTAQLLAAGTVLTGGSVLLALVEPWLLVAVLPVAALLAAAPFADAGARTVRGGRTRTAVAALSADTVETVDGLRELLAFGALAGRRRKLAERGRQVGDAQRAEATWEAVAAAVRDLLIVVAVLGVVAAAAQSVTSGRLHGAWAPAAMALALSVLGPVAESARALSQAVALRAAAARVDAAVKAPALAPPPAAPRPLPPGPLGVRLRRVRFDYGGTPVLDGVDLTVRPGRTLALVGASGAGKSTCAHLLARFWDPSAGEVQLLPADGDPVDVREVNDAELRRAVVLVGQDTPLFHGTLAENLRLAAPEADDRALAEAARLCGVDRIAPLDTLVGERGATLSGGQRARIALARALLAGPRVLVLDETTAHLDNTGDAELATALRQESRTTIFIAHRPATIRRADRIAVLEDGLITEEGTWEDLTSSPGSALNRILSDTALPEHGSSPREPDQ; from the coding sequence ATGAGCACCGTCACCGGTCCCACCGCCGCCGGGGCGGACGCCCCCGCACGGGGCGCGCTGCGCGCCCTGCTGCCCGCCCTCGCGGCACACCGCGCCATGACGGCCCGCACCTGTGCCGCCGCGCTCCTCGAACAAGGCTCCCTCGTCGCGCTGGTGACCCTGGCCGCGCACACCGTGGGCACCGCCGTCATCGAAGGGCGCGCCCCCACGGCCGGCACCGTCACCGCGCTCGTCGCCCTCGTTCTCGTACGCGCCCTGATGACCTGGCGGGAGATGGACCTCTCCCACGATCTCGCCTACCGGGTGCTGGCCGTGCTGCGGGTCCGCGTTTTCGACGGACTGGCCCGCAGCGCGCCCGCCCGGGTCGCGGGCCGCCGCAGCGGCGATCTCGCCGCCACCGCCATGGCCGACGTGGAGGCGCTGGAGTTCTTCTACGCCCACACCACCGCCCAGCTGCTCGCGGCGGGAACGGTCCTCACCGGCGGCTCGGTACTTCTGGCCCTGGTGGAGCCGTGGCTGCTGGTGGCCGTGCTGCCGGTCGCTGCCCTGCTCGCCGCGGCGCCCTTCGCCGACGCAGGCGCGCGCACGGTGCGCGGCGGCCGCACCCGCACAGCCGTGGCCGCGCTGTCGGCCGACACGGTCGAGACCGTCGACGGGCTGCGCGAACTGCTCGCCTTCGGCGCTCTGGCCGGACGCCGCCGCAAGCTGGCGGAGCGGGGGCGGCAGGTGGGCGACGCCCAGCGCGCCGAGGCCACCTGGGAGGCCGTCGCCGCCGCCGTCCGCGACCTCCTCATCGTGGTCGCGGTCCTCGGCGTGGTCGCCGCGGCGGCACAGTCCGTGACCTCCGGACGGCTGCACGGCGCCTGGGCGCCGGCCGCGATGGCGCTGGCCCTGTCCGTCCTCGGCCCGGTCGCGGAGTCGGCCCGCGCCCTGAGCCAGGCCGTGGCCCTGCGCGCCGCCGCCGCCCGCGTCGACGCGGCCGTCAAGGCCCCCGCCCTCGCACCGCCGCCCGCCGCGCCACGCCCCCTGCCCCCCGGACCACTGGGCGTCCGGTTGCGCCGAGTGAGGTTCGACTACGGCGGCACCCCCGTGCTGGACGGCGTCGACCTCACCGTCCGTCCCGGCCGGACACTCGCCCTCGTCGGCGCCTCCGGCGCCGGCAAGTCCACCTGCGCCCACCTGCTGGCCCGCTTCTGGGACCCGTCCGCCGGTGAGGTCCAGCTGCTGCCCGCCGACGGCGATCCCGTGGACGTGAGGGAGGTGAACGACGCGGAACTGCGGCGGGCGGTGGTCCTGGTGGGACAGGACACCCCCCTCTTCCACGGCACCCTCGCCGAGAACCTGCGGCTCGCCGCGCCCGAGGCCGACGACCGGGCGCTGGCCGAGGCGGCACGGCTGTGCGGCGTCGACCGGATCGCCCCCCTGGACACCCTCGTCGGCGAGCGGGGCGCCACGCTCTCCGGCGGTCAGCGGGCCCGCATCGCCCTGGCCCGCGCGCTGCTGGCCGGACCGCGCGTCCTCGTGCTCGACGAGACCACCGCCCACCTGGACAACACCGGCGACGCCGAACTCGCCACCGCGCTGCGGCAGGAGAGCCGCACGACGATCTTCATCGCCCACCGCCCGGCCACCATCCGCCGCGCCGACCGCATCGCAGTCCTGGAGGACGGCCTCATCACGGAAGAGGGAACCTGGGAGGACCTCACAAGCAGCCCCGGCAGCGCGCTCAACCGCATCCTCAGCGACACCGCCCTCCCTGAGCACGGCAGTTCGCCCCGGGAACCGGACCAGTGA
- a CDS encoding aminotransferase class V-fold PLP-dependent enzyme — MSAAHPLPGAEPEGPLWQREVREQFPIVTAHPELAYLDSAATSQKPRAVLEAVQTYLTTSNANAGRGTYPWANRTTDLVETTRERVKEFLHDPEPGRSAVHFTSGTTEGLRTVARDWLVPYLRDGDEILVPHADHRANLDPWLEARRLLAERGVEVRVRALPYQAVSGDYDHRALADAVGPRTRFVAATHVHHVYGGDMNVHRIREAVGPDVPICLDAAQSVGHLPVRLDGPSLDVDFVVFSGHKAMALPGSGAVWARNARGPVFRPGGWQGTPNTVGIVSLRAALDWLDAAGVERIARWTTTLTTRLTDRLVRLGPYEVLGCPASLAADSPLPAAQRRHGIVTFRHRDIPSDDLGFILFSHGFMVRADSLCQAGADGRDGSVRVSLHVYNTAEEIDRLLTVLASLT, encoded by the coding sequence GTGAGCGCGGCGCACCCGCTTCCCGGGGCGGAGCCCGAGGGTCCGCTCTGGCAGCGGGAGGTGAGGGAACAGTTCCCCATCGTCACCGCCCATCCGGAGCTGGCGTACCTCGACAGCGCGGCCACGTCACAGAAGCCACGTGCCGTACTGGAGGCCGTCCAGACGTACCTCACGACGTCGAACGCCAACGCCGGCCGCGGCACCTACCCCTGGGCCAACCGGACCACGGACCTCGTGGAAACGACGCGAGAACGGGTCAAGGAGTTCCTCCACGACCCCGAACCGGGCCGCTCCGCCGTCCACTTCACCAGCGGCACCACCGAGGGCCTGCGTACGGTCGCCCGTGACTGGCTCGTGCCGTACCTCAGGGACGGGGACGAGATCCTCGTGCCGCACGCCGACCACCGGGCCAACCTCGACCCCTGGCTCGAGGCCCGCCGGCTGCTGGCCGAGCGCGGTGTCGAGGTCCGCGTACGGGCGCTGCCGTACCAGGCGGTCTCCGGCGACTACGACCACCGGGCCCTGGCCGACGCCGTCGGCCCGCGGACCCGCTTCGTGGCCGCCACCCATGTCCACCACGTCTACGGCGGCGACATGAACGTGCACCGCATCCGCGAGGCGGTCGGCCCGGACGTGCCGATCTGCCTGGACGCGGCACAGAGCGTCGGCCACCTGCCCGTCCGTCTCGACGGTCCGTCGCTGGACGTGGACTTCGTGGTCTTCTCCGGGCACAAGGCGATGGCCCTGCCCGGATCGGGCGCGGTGTGGGCGCGCAACGCGCGGGGGCCCGTGTTCCGGCCGGGCGGCTGGCAGGGCACGCCCAACACGGTGGGCATCGTGTCGCTGCGGGCCGCGCTCGACTGGCTCGACGCGGCCGGCGTCGAGCGGATCGCGCGCTGGACGACCACACTCACCACCCGGCTGACGGACCGGCTCGTACGACTCGGCCCGTACGAGGTCCTCGGCTGCCCGGCGAGCCTGGCCGCCGACTCCCCCCTGCCCGCGGCCCAGCGTCGCCACGGCATCGTCACCTTCCGCCACCGCGACATCCCGTCCGACGACCTCGGGTTCATCCTCTTCAGCCACGGTTTCATGGTGCGCGCCGACAGCCTCTGCCAGGCCGGCGCCGACGGGCGGGACGGATCCGTACGGGTGAGCCTGCACGTGTACAACACGGCGGAGGAGATCGACCGTCTGCTGACCGTCCTCGCGTCGTTGACGTGA